TTAGAAATCAGATTCTCAATATAGTATTCTTAAAAACATGACTGATGTTTCTCTGTAGTTCACAGAGGTCAGTTTTATCACATGGGCTTAACTGAAAACATATTAGCCTTGACCTTGCATGTTTTGCATACAGCATTATAATATTGATAAGTATTATCACCATGATATACTATACGGTATAGCTGCTATTCCTGCACACTAAAaactcctgggtcaaaaataacccataatgggttatttttgacccaaatcctgggttaaaaagggaccaactaatttctgggttatttcaacCCAGAAAAATGGGTTATTCTTTTTGACCCAACTTCTGGGTTAAATACCTAACCCAAattttgggttaaaataacccaaaattGTAGTTAATATAACCCAACTTCTGGGTCAAAAGAACAACCCCAATATCTGGgttgaaataacccagaaattagTAGGTCCCTTTTTAACCAAAGGTCAAAGGTAAAAAATAACCTGGGTTACTATGCCAGTATGCcttatttcagaaaataaaacttcagGCACTTACACACTTCaggcacttttacatttttattgcattaaattaaactctacataaactctacacacttggacctatttattttaggtcacactgtaataacattagacattagaaaaaatagaaaaataaacaacacaTTCTCTCTCAAACATTTGACAACATTCAATAACTGGATTGAACTTGAGGGACAAGAGTTTTGATAGTGTCCTCATCTAAGAGAAGAAATGCCTCCTCATCTCTGTcttcacctgaaagacagaaaacaagacaacatgagtatTGTTAATAAGTCGAGACAATTGTGAACCACTCACCAGACACTCTTTGATTATCAAGCTAACAAATAATCACTTTTAAGGGAatgatgttgttgttttgttaaaaaaaaaaaaaaaaaaacgtggccCAATTTGCTAGTTAACTAATGTGGTTCTTTTGCAGCATTACccattttgtgtgaatgacagtcTATACTGTAcatcttttctttcattaaCAAGTGTAATAATGACATTAATTCAAAGGTGAATATCTGGCCCATTATTATGCATAACAGTTTAAAGACAAGGCACAAGTATCTTTTAactataagggttattatagagATGCATTCCCCACTGTCGAAGAAGTTGTGACTGTcacaaaatcttgcactgacatattaaagccatattaaagaaaatatttaagtataGAGAGATGATATGAgggcagttaaagggatagttcacccaaaaatgaaaatgtgatgtttatctgcttacccccagggcatccaaggtgactttgtttcttcagtagaacacaaatgatgatttttaactccaaccattgtcgtctgtcagtcttataatgcgaatgaatggtaacacaatttataagagtcaaaaaataatccaaaaataaatccaaattaaaccctgcggctcgtgacgacacattgatgtcctaagacacgttTGTGCGAGAAGccgaaaattatttatataattttttacttctaaaacaccatgtccaactgcatttAACAATCGCTtaggtttctcgcacaaaccgtttgtttcgtgtcttaggacatgaATGTGTCATCACGTGCCGCAGGGTTcagtttggatttgtctaagcatattttttgactcttataaattgtgttaccattcactcgcattataagactgacagacggcaacggttggagttaaaaatcatcatttgtgttcaactgaagaaataaagtcacctacatcttggatgccctgggtgtaagcagataaacatcaaattttcatttttgggtgaactatcccttaaaagaGTAAAACGCTCACCTCTAAAATTCTATCAGCTCAGACATCCGCCACTCAGTTAGCTTATCGGCAACAAAGCTGTCCATTTAAAATGACCTGGAGAAAACAATAGAGGTTAGCAACAATTTGAACACTTGACACACTTCTTTAACTCTCACTACTTAAGCCCGTAGAGCACTGTATAATATGATAAGCACAGCGCAGCTGGTTAACATAACTCAACTATTGTGTTGCCTCGTCGCTCTAGCCGCGgctaaagggggtcgcacaccggaagaGATGCGTATTTAAAACTGAAACACATTATTCTCTATGAGTGTACACACAACGGAAGCGCCCAGCAACGGTTCAGGACcttgttcaaaatcctgcagtgcCACGTACatagatttatattaaatttacacttatttgtctcaaatcgtcgttaatgtaTATACTGACTTCACCATGTGCTGCAATATAAagttaattttacattaatttacagtaatcagctgcatgaataaaaattgCTTATGTTATTGGATTTTCAGGTGATATTCTCAATTCATTCAGTTAACGGACACTCTGAGGTAAAGTGTTCAGACTGCAGACTCAGCAacaattgtatttaattatacagTACAACCATAACATAGTACTGACATTATCTTAATTCCACAATGTCCTAAAACATAACAATATTGCTGGCCATAAACTGAGAAAGTACATGATACCTCGAGTTGTCCTAGACGCGGCGCAGCGCGGTGCTTCTCGTCCGGTGTTCGACCCCCTTAACGCGGCATGAAGTCGCCACTAGCTGCACTGTACTTATCGTATTATTACGTTAcgtcaaatttggctgggtggttaataacacttTCTTATTTAGTCTGACAAACTcaaaacacatatttattttgactttacacAGACTTTAAGCTAGTTAATGTAGATGTTGTCGCGATATCCGCAGGCGGCTACATGCTCACCACAGAATTACCATGGTAAGCCATggtcatttttttaacaaatggtgctaaaatAGCAACGGGGACATGGACACAGACGTTTAACGTTACATTGACACTGAAAATACTTGCTTACCTTGAATACGCGACGAAGTTGCACCGAAGAAGCCCAGGCCAAAACGGATCGAGTGCGTTCAAGTTCAAGTGACGGTTATTTCAAACGACTGTTGTGAGAAAATTCCAGAACATCTGGGAGCGGGGGAAGGGGCGTTAACCCAGAACATGGGTTACTCTTTGAAAAATAACCCAGAAACCTAAACAACCCAGGAATTGGGTCAAAATATTAGCCCTATAACCCAGAAAATGGTTACTCTCtgaaaaaataacccataattttaacccaacacaaataacccagaaaatgggttaaagaaataacccaggagtttttagagtgtgggaTTTCTTATCCACTACTTAATTACCTTGTGGGAAGTTACAAATTAACATTGTCCCGCTAAGGCAAAAACACCttgtttattaacatttttataaatctgTACACTTTACCTTACAAATAATGAATCACAATCTTACTGTTTACACAATATTAAAGAGTACTTGAGTACATGTATGATATTCAGTGTTACTTGCAGTACTGTGAATGACAATTGTATAAACCTGGCAAAGAATGCGCTCTAGTGGAGAAGAATGATAATTACAGTTCTATTTTTGTCCTCAAGGTCTCCCATTTCACACTCTAACGATTTATAGTATATGATACTGTATACACGTTATATACACAATTCCCAGTTATTATAGGGTATCCAAAACACAGGTCAGTTCTTGGACCTCTCCTCTTCTCTTCTCCCTTATATACACTACATCACTGGGACCCATTATACATGGTTTGTCCTATACCATttctatgctgatgacacacaactctgcTTTTCATTTCAACCAGATGTTCCAACAGTAGCTGCACAGATCTCAGACTGCCTGGCAGACATATTGGCACGGATACATCACCTACGactcaacctagcaaagacagAGCTTCTCTTCTTCCCTGCCACTCCATCTGTACAGCACAATTTCACCAGCCAGCTAGGTTCATCAACAATAATCCCATCAAGTTCGGTCAGAAATTTAAGGGTATGACCAGCTGACCTTCAAAGACAACATTGCAAGGACAGCACAAGCATCCAGGTTTACACAGCACAACAGATCAGGTCCTTCTTAACATGCTGCAAAACGTCTCGTCCAGACCCTTCTAGACTGGACTATTGCAATGCTCTTCTTCGCTGGACTTCCATCAAGCTCAATCAAACCTCTACAAATGATCCAGAACACAGCAACATGACTGGTCTTCAGAGCACACATCACACATATCTGTTTATCTCTCTGTACTGGCTACCAGTTACGGCTCACATCAGGCTTAAGACATTGATAGTACAGTCATGGGCTCTGCACCCTCCTACCTCCACCTACTCAAACGAGTCTACATCCCCTCCAGAAGCCTGATGTTGGTGCCTGCACTTACTTAATCTCTCCCCGTTCTAGCCTAAATAAACCAGCCTAAAATGGTTTTCTTGTCTTAACTGGTTAGATTGTCTCCCAAACTGGCCAAGTGAGTTATCAGCCAAATTTTGCTGGGAACCTTGTCTCTCATCTTGACCAGTTGAAAATGCTCTATGCTCCAAACCCATGTAAAACCAGCAAAGACCAGCAATTGATTCAAGATTGCTGAATTGACTGCTAAATCGAGAAGCAATCGATGCTTACAACAGCAAAATACAGCAATGCACTGTTAACTGTCTACATTTGGATCAAATTACCCTggcaattttttaaatatacattgaGACTCACTTAATTAGCGTCCCCTAGTGGCCGCAGATACGCGTGTTGAAACCACACCtccaatgaatgaactaacctCGCGCGTTCACAACAATGAGGAAGTGTTAGTAGCCTACGGGACGATGCTGGATGCATAACAAAAATTTACCCGCATATTGGCATCACAGTCATGCTGAAACTTACATACCGTGTCTAATTCTTCACATTTTGTAATaaggacattttttttaacatcttgtaaaaggcaTGTGTTATTATTTCATCTTTGCAGTGTGTTTACTGTCAGCCCCTGTGTTTTCTGAATCGGGTAAGCAAGATAACTTGTACAGTTTTACAGCACTAACCCTGAAGCACATGTTTTGATATTCTATCTAGTTCATCTGAAGACTTGCTTGCTCTGCACTCTCACCTTTTTTCACCAAATCTCGGTAACACtattttagtgtccttgttacacgtgTTATAtgtatagtaataactataaattatgcttaattacatgtaactaaccctaaaccaaactctAACCCTTTAGTaagtaaatgttaattaatataactcagtacataaatgtataattacattgtaacaaggacaccttaaaataaattgtCACCAAAATAATCTAATATATGTAGCCTAACTCTACTCTCTCACAGGGTCACATTCGCTATGGGTGTTTGCTACATTTTTGACTGGAGACAGTTCAATCCCATACCCAGagttcactgccattattatGCTGGATGATATTGTCATCGGTCACTATAATGCAGATGAGAGAAGTTTTGTCCCGGTGACAGCACAAGAATCTGTTAATGTCACGGAGCAAATGACTATATCAACAGTCTGTAAAGGCATTCACGAGGGCATGAAAACCAAAGCATACTACTTAATTGATCACTTAAATTATACAAAAGGTAATTATTCTCTAATGGTCTTGTGTTATTCTCTTGTGAGTGCATGAACAAAAGTATTTTCATTCAGATCTGTCCATTGTGTGcatacaatatacactaccattcaaaagttttttttttaaaaggcttTATAGGCCTACATTTATTCATACGTGTATTAAACGGattaaaaaaagtacaaaataaatagacaaaatggatacttcacatattgtatcatggtttgcacaaaaatattaagcagtacaactgttttcaacattgataatacattttttgagcagcaaattattATATAGattgatttctaaaggatcatgtggcaTCGAAGAATGgaggaatgatgctgaaaatttagctttgatcacagaaataaatgtcaTTCTAAAACatattgaaatagaaaagagttatttaaattgaaataatttctcacaatattactatttttgctgtatttttgatcctatcaatgcagccatggtgaacattagagacttcttttaaaatgttaaaaaaaatctttcttcgTATAACCTTATTGTTGTAGTGAGCTGTTGTGAAAGCATCAGTTATTAGTGTTGTCAGCaaaattacgttttttttttttttgcactctgAACGTTTTGCACTCTTTACGTTAATGTCATGTCAAGAGTTGCTGGAATTGTGAATTGCATCCTTATGTGCATCTAAGACTCTTATTTCTTCCCAAGGCCTTCATGTGCAGCAGAGGCTGGTTGGATGCGAACTTCTTCACGATGAGCCTGGCCAAATGATGACATTGGAGGCCTTTAATGGCGAGAGTGGCTTTGAACGACACTATAACGTTCAGGGAGACCAACACACTCACTGGAAATGGCCTGTCATAAAGAGTAGAGCACAGCTGGAGTATGATGCATGGCTGTATGCCCACTTTTACCGCCCTTT
The window above is part of the Chanodichthys erythropterus isolate Z2021 chromosome 3, ASM2448905v1, whole genome shotgun sequence genome. Proteins encoded here:
- the LOC137010608 gene encoding major histocompatibility complex class I-related gene protein: MCYYFIFAVCLLSAPVFSESGSHSLWVFATFLTGDSSIPYPEFTAIIMLDDIVIGHYNADERSFVPVTAQESVNVTEQMTISTVCKGIHEGMKTKAYYLIDHLNYTKGLHVQQRLVGCELLHDEPGQMMTLEAFNGESGFERHYNVQGDQHTHWKWPVIKSRAQLEYDAWLYAHFYRPLCISQLRKYLKKEKKRVMARVKPRVRVIKRLVSSETGVVQMTCLATGFYPRHINLTLLQDGQPVNEERVTGGELLPNADGTYQMRKSVELSFKEQRERHTYTCTVTHLGLDNKLDISIEPGPDPGIVVPSVLLLLCVFGALAAFKIWRKRYTGTQPEQASYIPAASEQPQM